AAAAAGACTTTTCCTCTAAGAGATTTAAGAACACcaaacaaaataacaattttcttaaAGACTACTACCACACATATTAAAACATCTACGTTGGTGTTTCGACATGTAcataaaaaatggtaaaaaaagtCTACACGTACCTATCCGCTCTTTTTCTCTCTTCCGTTACCTGTTGAATTGaactttttaattgtttttcaatGATATTTTTATCTTGTAAACTCTTGGTTAGTTTTGCTAGTAGATCGTCGTACGAATGACGAGCAGTGTTGATTTGAGATTCTTTCTCGTTCAGTTTGGATTCGAATTCATCCATCGTGGTGGTAAATTGTTCACGCAGCGTTGCTTCGTTTGAGAGGGAATTCTTTAAGCTAGATTACACAATATCCTCAAATAAGCTGTTaacttacatttaacttaaggCTGTTGACTTTTCCAGACAAAGTAACGATTAGTAATGGCGAGTTCCTTTGAGatctttaaaaatgatttctttgaaCTCTTACACCATTACTTTATTTCGTCCCACAAAGAAAACATTATAGAAAGTTTTTGTTCATATACACTAACACCTTTCCCTATCCTCCGAAGTTTTCCAGATGCTTGTTTAGATagatatattttcaaatattttgtttccTTTCTTCTTCTTTGTGATTGTATACATTAAATAATGTATACAATACAAGGAATATTCCGATGTATCAACaaactaacaaaaaaaactGCAGCACAAACTTAACGCATGTATACAACTGAAAGTAGAAAAAGGAAAATTGCAggtatttattaattttaccaGCCGACAACCCGGGGGAAAATCCACGGAAAAATGTCCGCCTTACATGGCTGCATTTGCTATATCCTGCATAAATATAGTGTTTGCAAACAGCACGGCTTTTTTTCTCGCAGGGAAACAGACAGAATTCGGGTACTGGTAATACAGGGAACACAAGTGTATGAACATCTGTGTATGGACCACAAGTTATTAACATACCTGTGTTGTAATTTTAGTGCATCTAATTTTTCTTGTAATTGCTGAGAATGTTGAAGTGTTTGATCTCTTTCTTGAATTACACTTTTCATTTGATCCTTAAAAATTGGATAAAATCACTTCAACAATTCTTCTTCGACGAATATTTCCAtttaacataacaaaatatACACGAATAATCTTTTAAAGCAAATGTGCAGAACATACTTGTATGGTTTTCAGTCGATTTGTTTCGTTTTTGCGATACTGTGTTTCAAGCAATTCTCGTTCATTGTGCAAATCCTTCAGTTCATCGCGAAGGTGTAGAAtctattttgaatgaaagcaatTTTGTATGTGCGTCCCTTTAAATTAGTTGAATAACTcacaaacaacttttaaaacactGCATAGAAAAAACTCTCAACATTGATATGTGTTAAAAATGGCTACCAAAATCACACTATAACACGAATTCATAAAATAACACTGGACAAGAGATCTAAATGATACAATTTGACGAGCTGAGTATCCCGATATTATTACTCGTCggattttatttatttggttTCGCGATTATTATTGGATTATTCTTGTTAAGAAGTTGACatagaatttatttatttttgtttttcaaatgaCGGGACACAAAACAAACTATGATGAAAGGAGCGACAAAATATAGTTACGTTTCACTCAGCGATTACTTTTATTTGTCTCGAGTTGAGCATTTAgatatttatattattgtatAGCTAACTTCATTTAAGCCGGAAGAGATTAAACGAAAACTTACTTCTTCTCTCGCTTGATCTCGCTCATCTTTTACTTGCTGATATTCACTGGTGGACCTCTTATTTTTGTAGTTTTGAATTTTGTTCAATTGTTCCACAACAAGGTCACCATGAAATTCGATTGTGTCTGAATGCTGAGAAGATTTCATTCGATCAACTACTTGATTTAAGCtctagaaaaacaacaacaaattattagaaaataatacaaataaGTTATTATTAAACTGGTattcaatttatttatatttcgcTGTAATTAAACTACACAGACAAagaaacagaaataaaaaaatcagttaaaattGCATTTTCTTCCTTTCATTAAGCTCACAAGGTTCAATTTCCTTCCAGTTACAATACCAAATAAAATGAGTGTGGCGGCTGACAGTACAGTATGAGTAGCTGTACGTCCACGTAAAGTAGTTCATCAGCTGCATTTTTGAAGTAAGGATTGTATTATAAATATAACTGCGACAAGATGTTGCCATAGCACTTACTAAATCATTAGGATTTACATGCATGTCATTTTCAAGTAAAGAACCATTTTCAACACCAGAGTCAAATCTGTAAACATGCGTGAAAAGAATAAGAAATAATTAAAGGACGAGAATGTTTGGTCCAGTTTAGCATTACAGCACTTTTTTGTATTGTTGACTTACTTTTGATTCTTTTCAAATGCTTTCAGACGTTGAATTAGCTCTTCATTTTCTGCACTCATAAGTTTTAAACGAGTCATCATAGCATTATCACGTTCTTTCTGCGCTGTGTAGATTTTATCCACCAACGctttaaaaaagtttgaaaaaataatctacttTGAAAGATACAACAGGTCAGGGAATTGACAATTTTCTATGTTAAAAATTGTGTTCCGCTGCAAAGAAAAGAATGCTTTAATTAGAATCCAGAGAATCCAGAAATCTAATGTATGGCTAAATCagttgtttttaagtttttctcACTCTTAAAACAAATCCTTTCATGTTCATTACTTAGAAATtttacttgttttatttttgtaggtGTTAATTTTCTGTTACCTTCATTTTAACTAGCTTTTGGGAGAGAAATCCTTTATAATAGAAATAAAGACAAAGGGGATAATCACTTAATAAGAGTAACCGCTACCACACACATATTTTTACATGATCAACTAAACTGTTAAATGTCGCAGTAATTGtaaattgtaaaaattgtaaaagtagTCTTAAACAATATGCTATTCCGTCATCACACAATGTAACAAAAAGCAAAACCATGCtgattttttttggttaatgAATTATTTGGCTTTATAGTTGCTTCGTA
The genomic region above belongs to Hydractinia symbiolongicarpus strain clone_291-10 chromosome 4, HSymV2.1, whole genome shotgun sequence and contains:
- the LOC130641458 gene encoding mirror-image polydactyly gene 1 protein-like, which translates into the protein MVPGAFHLEDDEVENLKESLKDGLVDARRKIAELRKEVKQKNQTINRERELRKRAEHELSNYSRAETTSPILINSGIEHKMESRNSQYNEGLLEELKAARSLNRTLTQKLSHVELELEEVLISKQELKVELEASLTGKGAALVDKIYTAQKERDNAMMTRLKLMSAENEELIQRLKAFEKNQKFDSGVENGSLLENDMHVNPNDLSLNQVVDRMKSSQHSDTIEFHGDLVVEQLNKIQNYKNKRSTSEYQQVKDERDQAREEILHLRDELKDLHNERELLETQYRKNETNRLKTIQDQMKSVIQERDQTLQHSQQLQEKLDALKLQHSLKNSLSNEATLREQFTTTMDEFESKLNEKESQINTARHSYDDLLAKLTKSLQDKNIIEKQLKSSIQQVTEERKRADRLERLVDVLRKRKTISISDTID